The Alphaproteobacteria bacterium LSUCC0719 genome includes the window ACCGCGAGGTGGTGATCGTTGCGGCCAGTCAGGGGCTTGTTGACAAGGGTGGCTATCGGCATTTCATGGAAAAGGAAATCCATGAACAGCCCGACGCCATTGCGCATACGCTGGCGGCAATGACGGGGGCTGACGGGACGCTGTCAACGCCCCTGTCGCGTGACGAGTTGCAGGCCATTGACGGCATTGTCATGCTGGCGGCCGGCACAAGCTATTATGCAGCGATGGTGGCGCGGTACTGGATTGAAGGTCTGGCACGTGTTCCGGTGTCTTGCGAGATCGCATCCGAATACAGGTACCGCAAGCCGGTCACCGGTTCATTCACCACCGCCATAGCGATTTCCCAGTCGGGGGAAAGCCTCGACACGCTGATGGCGATGCATCATGCCGGTGGGGCCGGATTGCGAACGATTGGACTGGTGAATGTTCCCGAAAGCACCATTGCCCGCGAGGCGAACCTCGTGATGCCAACACGTGCCGGGCCGGAGATTGGTGTTGCCAGCACCAAGGCGTTCACCGCACAGCTGACAGCGCTGATCTGTTTTGCAACGGCGCTGGCCGAGGCGAAGGGACAGATCGATGTCCGCCGGCGGGATGAAATCCACACCCATATCAAGGGGCTGCCCTCAATCATCGGCAAGGCGGTTGGCCTGTTTGATGATATCCGCCCGCTGGCACATTCGCTGATCAAGGCAAAATCGGCCCTGTATCTTGGGCGTGATGTTCTGTTCCCCATAGCGATGGAAGGGGCGCTGAAGCTCAAGGAACTCAGCTATATCCACGCTGAAGGCTTTGCGTCGGGTGAAATGAAGCATGGACCGATTGCGTTGATCGAGGATGGATTGCCTGTGATCGCGCTCCTGGCGGCTGACGAGGTCATGGACAAGGCGGCAAGCAATCTTCAGGAGGCCAAGGCCCGCGGTGCGCGGATCATTCTTGTTACCGAAGAACGCGCCGCCGGTGCAGGTGACTTTGCGGACGAGGTTGTCACGGTGCCGAACATCGACCCGCTTCTGGCACCGCTGCTGTTGACGGTGCCGGTGCAGATCCTTGCCTATCTGACAGCCTTTGAAAAGGGCACGGATGTCGACCAGCCACGCAATCTGGCCAAGTCCGTGACTGTAGAATAATTCATTGGTTTTATTGTATAAAAATACATTACAGACTGATAAGGTGAGCGTTTCTGTGGGTATGTATTTCTGATATTGCCCAATATCTTCGAAGTGAATTTATGAAATGTCTGTTTCAATCAAAAAATTAAGTGATGATGTCTTTGAGGTGACTGTTGCAAAAACCTCAATAACTACTCACACGGTGACAGTCACTGACCAAAGTCTTAGTGACCTTTCCGACAGCAATGTGACGAAGACACAATTGTTAGAGTTCTCGTTTAGGTTTCTTTTAGAGAGAGAACCAAACACATCCATCCTGTCATCATTCGATATCAACGTAATTTCGAGGTATTTCTCCGACTACAAAGATGAAGTCAGACGATGGTGCAATGAGAGTCAGAACTAAGGACTGTTATCTCTGTAATGACGCAAAGCAAGTCCTGTACAGGTGTCGATACGATGATTTGAAGGATTGGGTGTTTCTTTGTGGGAAGTGCCTGACGGACGTTAAATCAAGATTTGAGAAAACCTACCAATACGGTGGCACTTGGAAGAGTCAGAAAAGATAACCTGCCTAACTTGTTCGGTTAGAACCAGTAATTTTCGAATTATTCCTCTACAGAAATTTGTTAAATAATCCTATTGATTTGTCATTTTGTCCAAAAATAGTCGGTCTTACTTTATTTCATCTATCAATTTTCTTACGATGGATTAATCTCTGAACCTGATGACTGACTTAATATGAATAGAACGAATGAATTAGTTGATTTTATTTGTCAATTGTCAAAAAAGTCGATTGAATATAACGCCAAAGTTCCGATTGGAAATTCTTGGTTAGTGTTGACGAAAGAGAGCAGAAATACATCCCTTGAGTTTATAACTTATGAACCTGTTATTTGTATAATCATCCAAGGCGAAAAAGAAATCATTTCCTCAGGTGAGGTTGTGAGGGCGGGCGTTGGGCAGACTTTAATCATAACCCACGACATAAATGTTAAAGCACGAATTCAAGTTTCGGAAACTGATAGACCTTATCTTGCTATCGTAATTCCAATTGACGTTCAGAAGTTGCGTGACATTGCCCTTGAAATGTCATTTCGAGAGCAAGAGCGGCATAACCAAAGCGCAATAAGTGTAGGGACTACTTCATCTGAACTGGAAGATGCGGTTTTAAGGTATGTGAGACTTCTACAACGCCCACAAGAGATGGACATCTTAGCAACCAGTGTTCTTCGTGAAATTTACTTTCGTGTGCTAATCGATGAAGGGGCATCAATGTTGCGAGAACTTCTTATTGCAGATAGTCACGCCAACAAAATTCATCGGGCAGTTACTCATATTAAATCAAATTATCATTCAGATTTGTCTATTGATGAACTCACCAAATTGGTCGGAATGAGCACCTCTTCATTCCATGCACACTTCAGGAAAATAACAAAAACCACACCCAAAAAAATGCAAAGTGACCTTCGGTTAATGAAAGTGCGTGAACGTTTGCGTAACAGTGGGGAGACAGTTTCCAATCTTGCATACGAGGTGGGATATAATAGTCTTGCTCATTTGAGCAAAGAATATAAGGCAAAATTTGGTAGAAGTCCTTTGCAGGACAGGACTAGAGAGCAACTAGGTTACACAAATGCGGTTTGGAAATGATTTGACCCTCAGAAAAACCTTTTTCTAAGGGTCAGGGTTTAGTTAGGCAGTATTTCGTGCGAACAAACCTGCTGTAACACCGAAAACTTCACCAGTGATTTTTCTTCCTTGCTCACTTGCAAAATATCTCACTATTTCTCCAATATCAGCGGGTTCATATGCGCCCATCGGAAGTGGATTACGCCACTGTGTCATCAAATCTTCCAATCCATCCCATGTAGGGTTTTGGGGAGACATTGCCCCTAAAACGTAGTCATTGTTCATAAGGTCGGTTTTCACCACCGTTGGGCAAATAGCGTTACAGGTAACATTGTGTTTGCCCATGATTAGCGCAGTGCTCTTTGCTAATCCAATAACTGCCCATTTGGTTGCGGAATATATCGGAAACCATTCCTCACCTTGTCGTCCCAACACAGAAGAAATAATCGTTATTCCACCTGAGTTTTGTTCACGCATTATAGGCACTACTGATTGGACCGTCCTCACCGCACCTGTAACGTTGATATCGATAACAGTCTGAACCTCTTCATCAGTGAAATATTCAATCATACCTATTTGAGTAACGCCGGCATTAACAACAACATGGTCCAACGAACCAAACTGCTCGACTGTCTCACCAACCACTTGTGACATACGATTTCGGTCTCTCACATCTCCTTTGTAGACCGAACATTTGACACCATGCGATTCTATCTTTTCTCTCGCTTTGGATAAGTCACTTTCCCTTGCAAGTGGATAATTGACGCCAGGAAGGTCTTCTGCGACATCATAAAGAACAATGTTGGAACCTTCCTTAGCGAGCGCAATTGCGCTCGCTAGACCAATCCCTCGTGCGCCGCCTGTTATAAGTGATGTTGCACCGTCCATATTGAGGGCATTTTTATTGGTTGCACTTTCAGCAGCGCTAGTTTGGGAAGTTGCTCCAACAGCGGCAACCACACCTGCTCCAGCAGTTATAATTGCACTTCTTCTGCTTGGACTCTCTGGTTCTTTTGTTGGGTTATTTGTCTCATTTTTTGACTTCATCTTATGCTCCTGCAGTTTAATTAGACTCACATGTCGAATGAATTATTCATTCAGTGTGTGCAGAGCATACTGAGCGATGATTTAGAATGTTTGTGAGTTTCTACTTTGTTTTTGTAAAAACATACTAAAGTTCTGTGTCAGATGGGCATGACCTCTAGAGGCAGTTCTTAGTGTCACTTTTTTTCACTGTGAAACCCAAAATCACTCATCAAAATAGTTTTATCTACAACTTCCATGCTGAAGTCTGACCACACTTTTGGATACTCTCGGTTAAGCAACTCTTCCTTTGCTAACCTCTTCTTCAAGATGGAATGGACGTGAGCACCTCTGAACCGTTTGCCTCGCACGGTTAGGTATCCTTCCTTATTCATCCACTCAGCAATGGCATCAAAGGTCATTCCTTGCTCTCGATGCTCTGAAATGGTCTGATAGAGGAACAGTTGGTATTCGGAGTAATGATTGCCACTAAGGGCAGGGGAACGACAGGTGAGTGTGAAATTGAAAGTTAAGTCAGCAACAGAACTTGCACCCCTACACCGTCCTTTTGCTACGGTCGAGTAGGCGGGCCACCCACACCAGAATCCTTTAATGATCAGCCGGTTCGTCGGCACCAGACCATATAGCGACAGGTTCTCAGTATAATATTAGTTAAAACTAAATAAGAATTATGGAATAATAGATTTTTTATTTGTCTGTACCTTGACCAGATTAACCATCCGGCAGGGTCGATTTTTTAGAGGATATTGAAAATGAGCAAATTACGATGTGCCTATTTCACAGCTCTCCTGATCTTTGGGCTCACTCACGGTGCCGCCGCATTGACGTTGGAATCAGGGCAGGTTCTGTCCTCGGACGGGCAGGTCTATGACGGTGCCAGCCCCGAACAGCAGGAAGCCCTGATCGCAAAGTCAAAGGAAACAGGCTGGTTCGGCGCCGAGGGCAAGAAATCCGGCGTTCAGGGAAGCAGCGTCTATGTTGTTGTGCAGGATGAGCTTGTCTTTGTGCCGTTGAAAGATATCAAGGGCAAGTCCAAGGAAGGCATTACCAAGGTCATCAAGGACCGTATTGTCGATACCCTGATGGCGGATACCACAGCGAAGATCATTGCCAGCGAGGGCAGCATCGATCCAGAAACAATGGAGCGTCTCAACGAACTGGCCAATGATCCGGTGACAGCCGAGATCGCGGCGCAGATTGCCGAGGACGCCGCAGGCGACCCTGCCATGGCCGAGGCACTGACCGAGGCCACGCTGGCGATTGCCACGGTGGATATCGACAATGCTGCCGAGGTGGCGGCCGCCGAAGCAAGCTATGAAGCCGCCTTTGAGGCAGCCCATGCGCAAAAATGTGCCGGTGGGCCTGGCTCCGCCGACGGCTGTTGAATGGGGGGCGGTAGGATGATCAGACTAGTATGTCTCCTGTTCGCGATTGCCCCTCTGTTCACTGTCGTCACATCTGGTAGAGCCAATGCCCTGACATTGAAATCGGGAGAGGTGTTGTCGAGCGATGGTCAGGTCTATGCCGGCGCCTCGCCAGACCAGAAAGAGGCCATTATTGCCAGGTCGAAAAGCAGTGGCCTGTTTGGGGATGGCAAGAAAGCCGGAGTAAGCGGATCCAATATCTTTGTCGTTATCGGCGAGGATGTGGTGTTTGTTCCACTGACAGGTGTGCGTGGCAAGTCCAAGGAACAGATGATGGATATCATTGCAGATGCTGCCGGTGAACAGCTTGGCACCAATGCGCCTGATGCCTCTGACCTCGCGCGCGGCATAACCGAAGAGCATATCGAAGCAAC containing:
- the glmS gene encoding glutamine--fructose-6-phosphate transaminase (isomerizing), with product MCGIVGVVGLQDCADTLLDSLKRLEYRGYDSSGIVTQLDDGFAMNRSVGKLSALAAIMQEAPLAGRSGLGHTRWATHGGVSERNAHPHIAGNKVAIVHNGIIENHAALREDLCKAGHEFASETDSEVLAHLFLAAFDRGLSAREAAADVLSRIEGTFALAAMHIDHPDMMIVARNASPLAIGLGDGASYIGSDAVALSHLTRSVIYLKDRDFAIVTPDSAQVFDAAAVPVNREVVIVAASQGLVDKGGYRHFMEKEIHEQPDAIAHTLAAMTGADGTLSTPLSRDELQAIDGIVMLAAGTSYYAAMVARYWIEGLARVPVSCEIASEYRYRKPVTGSFTTAIAISQSGESLDTLMAMHHAGGAGLRTIGLVNVPESTIAREANLVMPTRAGPEIGVASTKAFTAQLTALICFATALAEAKGQIDVRRRDEIHTHIKGLPSIIGKAVGLFDDIRPLAHSLIKAKSALYLGRDVLFPIAMEGALKLKELSYIHAEGFASGEMKHGPIALIEDGLPVIALLAADEVMDKAASNLQEAKARGARIILVTEERAAGAGDFADEVVTVPNIDPLLAPLLLTVPVQILAYLTAFEKGTDVDQPRNLAKSVTVE
- a CDS encoding AraC family transcriptional regulator N-terminal domain-containing protein produces the protein MNRTNELVDFICQLSKKSIEYNAKVPIGNSWLVLTKESRNTSLEFITYEPVICIIIQGEKEIISSGEVVRAGVGQTLIITHDINVKARIQVSETDRPYLAIVIPIDVQKLRDIALEMSFREQERHNQSAISVGTTSSELEDAVLRYVRLLQRPQEMDILATSVLREIYFRVLIDEGASMLRELLIADSHANKIHRAVTHIKSNYHSDLSIDELTKLVGMSTSSFHAHFRKITKTTPKKMQSDLRLMKVRERLRNSGETVSNLAYEVGYNSLAHLSKEYKAKFGRSPLQDRTREQLGYTNAVWK
- a CDS encoding SDR family NAD(P)-dependent oxidoreductase; the encoded protein is MKSKNETNNPTKEPESPSRRSAIITAGAGVVAAVGATSQTSAAESATNKNALNMDGATSLITGGARGIGLASAIALAKEGSNIVLYDVAEDLPGVNYPLARESDLSKAREKIESHGVKCSVYKGDVRDRNRMSQVVGETVEQFGSLDHVVVNAGVTQIGMIEYFTDEEVQTVIDINVTGAVRTVQSVVPIMREQNSGGITIISSVLGRQGEEWFPIYSATKWAVIGLAKSTALIMGKHNVTCNAICPTVVKTDLMNNDYVLGAMSPQNPTWDGLEDLMTQWRNPLPMGAYEPADIGEIVRYFASEQGRKITGEVFGVTAGLFARNTA
- a CDS encoding recombinase family protein, which gives rise to MPTNRLIIKGFWCGWPAYSTVAKGRCRGASSVADLTFNFTLTCRSPALSGNHYSEYQLFLYQTISEHREQGMTFDAIAEWMNKEGYLTVRGKRFRGAHVHSILKKRLAKEELLNREYPKVWSDFSMEVVDKTILMSDFGFHSEKK